A stretch of Acidobacteriota bacterium DNA encodes these proteins:
- a CDS encoding PaaI family thioesterase, whose translation MSEQRAFQDDYPDDFNHCYGCGQLNPEGLRIRTYWDGETTLTRYTPRACHTAIPGYVYGGLIASLIDCHGTASAAAAACRRDGRPMDASPRQRFVTASLKVDYLRPTPLGPELELRGRITDLGRRRITVEVELSAAGRVTARGTVVAAALPENWGRGGTHRKD comes from the coding sequence ATGAGCGAGCAGCGGGCCTTCCAGGACGACTATCCCGATGACTTCAACCACTGCTACGGTTGCGGCCAGCTCAACCCGGAAGGTCTGCGCATCCGCACCTACTGGGACGGAGAGACCACCCTGACGCGCTACACGCCGCGGGCCTGCCACACCGCCATTCCCGGCTACGTCTACGGCGGTCTGATCGCCTCGCTGATCGACTGCCATGGCACCGCCAGCGCCGCCGCGGCAGCCTGTCGCCGGGACGGCCGACCGATGGATGCGTCCCCGCGGCAGCGCTTCGTCACCGCCAGCCTGAAGGTGGACTACCTGCGCCCGACGCCCCTCGGCCCCGAACTGGAGTTGCGTGGCCGCATCACCGACCTCGGCCGGCGCCGCATCACGGTGGAGGTCGAGCTCAGCGCCGCCGGTCGCGTCACCGCCCGCGGCACGGTGGTCGCCGCCGCGCTACCCGAGAACTGGGGCCGGGGCGGAACGCACCGGAAAGATTGA
- a CDS encoding phospholipase A: MTRLAIVIALCVLVIPPAAADVNSGETTESPLPARYARKFSLNEPMYFSVGWRESANARFQLSFRYRFVGADGGAAGDALAAHLYFGYTQTSLWDIGSESAPFRDTSYRPSLFFFRSDLGRHWLGARRCGIQAGLEHESNGRSAEASRSVNTVFVRPLLAWGETRGYVWTLAPKFWLYVGDLSDNPDIADYRGWAEVLLKVEKQDSWGFSVIGRKGSRRAYGSIEIHASYPLDRLFSGRFDSYLHVQYFAGWGESLLDYDRKRASQVRIGLMLVR, translated from the coding sequence ATGACGCGTCTGGCCATTGTGATCGCATTGTGCGTGCTCGTCATCCCGCCGGCGGCGGCCGACGTGAACTCGGGGGAAACCACCGAAAGCCCCCTGCCCGCCCGATATGCGAGGAAGTTCTCCCTCAACGAGCCGATGTACTTCTCGGTGGGGTGGCGGGAATCGGCCAACGCGCGCTTTCAGCTCAGCTTCCGCTATCGCTTCGTCGGCGCCGACGGGGGGGCGGCGGGCGATGCCCTGGCGGCCCACCTCTACTTCGGCTACACCCAGACCTCCCTGTGGGACATCGGCTCCGAGTCGGCGCCCTTTCGCGACACTTCCTACCGGCCGAGTCTTTTCTTCTTCCGCTCCGATCTCGGTCGGCACTGGTTGGGGGCGCGGCGCTGCGGGATCCAGGCGGGGCTCGAACACGAGTCCAACGGCCGTTCGGCGGAGGCTTCGCGCAGCGTCAACACGGTTTTCGTGCGGCCCCTGCTGGCCTGGGGCGAGACGCGGGGCTACGTCTGGACCCTGGCGCCCAAGTTCTGGCTCTACGTGGGCGACCTGAGCGACAACCCGGACATCGCAGACTACCGGGGTTGGGCCGAGGTGTTGCTGAAGGTGGAAAAGCAGGACAGCTGGGGTTTTTCGGTGATCGGGCGCAAGGGCTCACGCCGCGCCTACGGCAGCATCGAGATCCATGCCAGCTACCCCCTCGACCGGCTCTTCTCCGGTCGTTTCGACTCCTACCTCCACGTCCAGTATTTCGCCGGCTGGGGTGAGAGCCTGCTGGACTACGATCGCAAGCGGGCCTCGCAGGTCCGCATCGGCCTGATGCTGGTGCGTTGA
- a CDS encoding M48 family metalloprotease — MSFHSARPLIAQALMVCLLFSCATTNLPPISAAGQAFEPTRDEARLWQESREEENKLLEKVSIYDDPLLEDYLLAIVGRLNPASMAANPLISYRVRVIEEPTLNAFAYPHGSLYIHTGLLAQMENEDQLATVLGHEMTHVENRHMLRYQRSARNKQIGLFALAVAGALWAASESAHAASEGHYGRAARIDVLSDLLIGLGLQLAFIAAVNGYGRELEREADEGGFAKMLDGGYDTRQAEKVYEKLAEETARSSKLEAFFFGSHPRIEERIVSARQWGRAHPATEPGTTEAGLSTFEKRLRPVIRDDAALNLALGRLGRAEEELRRALAMEPRDPRTLTLIGELKLAQAEQTGGEEKADLEAAAQDALQQAIELDPRSPKPHRELGLLAYRRGDGAFACRELRAYLDLSPAGAEDRTKIRDYVLELERDGLCESP, encoded by the coding sequence ATGTCTTTCCATTCCGCCAGGCCGCTCATCGCCCAGGCCCTGATGGTCTGCCTGCTCTTTTCCTGCGCCACGACGAACCTGCCGCCGATCTCCGCCGCGGGGCAGGCCTTCGAGCCCACGCGGGACGAAGCGCGACTGTGGCAGGAATCGCGGGAAGAAGAAAACAAGCTGCTCGAGAAAGTCTCGATCTACGACGACCCGCTGCTCGAGGACTACCTGCTCGCCATCGTCGGACGCCTCAATCCCGCCTCGATGGCCGCCAACCCGCTGATCTCCTACCGCGTGCGTGTGATCGAAGAGCCCACCCTCAACGCCTTCGCCTATCCCCACGGCTCGCTCTACATCCACACCGGCCTGCTCGCCCAGATGGAAAACGAGGACCAGCTCGCCACCGTTCTGGGCCATGAAATGACCCACGTGGAAAATCGGCACATGCTGCGCTACCAGCGCTCGGCGCGAAACAAGCAGATCGGTCTCTTCGCCCTGGCGGTGGCCGGCGCCCTGTGGGCCGCCAGCGAGTCCGCCCACGCGGCCAGCGAGGGGCACTACGGCCGGGCGGCGCGCATCGACGTGCTCTCGGACCTGCTCATCGGCCTCGGCCTGCAGCTCGCTTTCATCGCCGCGGTCAACGGCTACGGCCGGGAGCTGGAGCGGGAAGCCGACGAGGGGGGATTCGCCAAGATGCTGGACGGCGGGTACGACACGCGGCAGGCGGAGAAGGTCTACGAGAAGCTGGCGGAAGAAACCGCCAGGTCATCCAAGCTGGAAGCCTTCTTCTTCGGCTCCCATCCGCGTATCGAAGAACGCATCGTCTCGGCCCGCCAGTGGGGCCGGGCCCATCCGGCCACGGAACCCGGGACCACCGAAGCGGGCCTGAGTACTTTCGAAAAGCGCCTGCGCCCGGTGATCCGCGACGACGCCGCCCTCAACCTGGCCCTCGGGCGCCTGGGCCGGGCCGAGGAAGAGCTGCGCCGCGCCCTGGCGATGGAACCCCGGGATCCGCGCACCCTGACCCTGATCGGAGAGCTGAAACTGGCCCAGGCCGAGCAGACCGGGGGCGAGGAGAAGGCCGACCTGGAGGCCGCCGCCCAAGATGCCCTGCAGCAGGCGATCGAGCTGGATCCCAGGAGTCCCAAGCCTCACCGGGAACTGGGCCTGCTGGCCTACCGCCGGGGCGACGGCGCCTTTGCCTGCCGCGAGCTGCGGGCCTACCTCGACCTCTCCCCGGCGGGCGCCGAAGACCGTACGAAGATCCGCGACTACGTGCTCGAACTCGAGCGCGACGGCCTCTGCGAGTCGCCCTGA
- a CDS encoding iron-containing alcohol dehydrogenase, whose translation MSSSPLPDSLARWLDRPFEGCPCGRVHRVPITRLGWGAGLIDAVAEFLPPPAAAGNLLLISDPDTWQAAGGTVARTLRAAGHTLAEQHLPAAPHADDATVAHLLDTLPTEPGWVIAVGSGTIGDLGKVIAARTGARQCTVATAASMNGYASSIAALTERGLKVTRPVAPPAVIVVDTRVLAAAPPQLGAAGFGDLLSKPLSSADWLLAHWLLDEPLCPTALSLADQAVQQARRHAAGLPRGDPAAHGALIEALLLSGISMSIAGASSPASGGEHLLSHYLDISAEAWARPSRLHGEQVAVGTLVCRRLYAYLRSAGPPQGPAGAEEDDTTLRRLHGHLSPGALAALLDEARAARRRRPDRRARVARLQRDWRALWRTLDTQLQPAGDLERDLEAAGCPTRFSQIDVDPSRARRLLARARHMRSRYTVLDLAADMGLLEPFIARECGGGPEDPPPS comes from the coding sequence TTGTCTTCCTCGCCTCTTCCGGACTCACTGGCCCGCTGGCTCGACCGGCCCTTCGAGGGCTGCCCCTGCGGCCGCGTCCACCGGGTGCCGATCACTCGCCTGGGATGGGGGGCGGGACTGATCGACGCCGTCGCGGAGTTCCTCCCCCCGCCCGCCGCCGCCGGAAACCTGTTGCTGATCTCCGACCCCGACACCTGGCAGGCCGCCGGCGGGACAGTGGCGCGAACCCTGCGGGCCGCGGGGCACACCCTCGCCGAACAGCACCTGCCCGCCGCCCCCCACGCCGACGACGCCACCGTGGCCCACCTGCTGGACACGCTGCCCACGGAGCCGGGCTGGGTGATCGCCGTCGGCTCGGGCACGATAGGCGACCTGGGCAAGGTGATCGCCGCCCGCACCGGGGCCCGGCAGTGCACTGTCGCCACGGCCGCCTCCATGAACGGCTACGCCTCGTCCATCGCGGCCCTCACCGAGCGCGGCCTGAAGGTGACGCGGCCGGTGGCGCCTCCCGCGGTGATCGTGGTCGATACCCGGGTGCTGGCCGCGGCGCCGCCGCAGCTGGGAGCCGCGGGTTTCGGGGACCTGCTCAGCAAGCCCCTTTCCAGCGCCGACTGGCTGCTCGCCCACTGGCTGCTGGACGAACCCCTCTGCCCGACGGCGCTCTCCCTGGCGGACCAGGCGGTGCAGCAGGCCCGCCGCCATGCCGCCGGCCTGCCCCGGGGCGACCCCGCCGCCCACGGCGCCCTGATCGAGGCGCTGCTGCTGTCGGGGATCTCGATGTCCATCGCCGGGGCTTCCTCGCCGGCTTCGGGGGGCGAACACCTGCTCTCGCACTACCTGGACATCAGCGCCGAGGCCTGGGCCCGCCCCAGCCGCCTCCACGGAGAGCAGGTCGCGGTGGGGACCCTGGTCTGCCGCCGCCTCTACGCCTACCTCCGCAGCGCCGGGCCGCCGCAGGGCCCCGCCGGCGCCGAAGAAGACGACACCACCCTGCGCCGCCTCCACGGGCACCTGTCCCCGGGCGCTCTGGCCGCCTTGCTCGACGAAGCCCGCGCCGCCCGCCGACGCCGGCCCGACCGCCGGGCCCGCGTCGCCCGCCTGCAGCGGGATTGGCGTGCCCTCTGGCGCACCCTCGACACCCAGCTCCAGCCCGCCGGCGACCTCGAGCGGGACCTCGAGGCCGCCGGCTGTCCGACCCGTTTCTCCCAGATCGACGTGGATCCCTCCCGCGCCCGGCGACTCCTCGCGCGGGCCCGGCACATGCGCAGCCGCTACACGGTGCTCGACCTGGCCGCCGACATGGGACTCCTCGAGCCCTTCATCGCCCGGGAGTGCGGCGGCGGCCCGGAAGACCCGCCCCCGTCCTGA
- a CDS encoding DUF2202 domain-containing protein, producing MRRILTSLLIVALAASFTLARGGPGGGPGNSACDLPSIVKDLPYEELSAAERDGVIYMIEEEKLARDVYLAMDDLWGLRVFRNIARAEQSHMDAVFSLIEKYGLPDPVGDNGPGEFTNPDLAALYNQLIEQGSQSINDALLVGATIEDMDISDLQVDLPEADNEDVRTVYQNLMKGSRNHLRSFYDLLQSNGVDYTPQYLSQADFDAIVSSPKERGMLDADGNPMPGCSGPAGRGGGRGRGGRR from the coding sequence ATGAGACGCATCCTGACCAGCCTGCTGATCGTGGCCCTCGCAGCATCCTTCACCCTCGCCCGCGGAGGCCCCGGAGGCGGCCCCGGGAACAGTGCCTGTGATCTGCCCTCGATCGTCAAGGATCTGCCCTACGAAGAGCTGAGCGCCGCCGAACGCGATGGCGTGATCTACATGATCGAGGAAGAGAAGCTGGCCCGCGACGTCTACCTCGCGATGGACGATCTGTGGGGTCTGCGCGTGTTCCGCAACATCGCCCGGGCCGAGCAGTCTCACATGGATGCGGTCTTTTCCCTGATCGAGAAGTACGGCCTGCCGGACCCCGTGGGTGACAACGGCCCCGGCGAGTTCACCAACCCGGACCTGGCCGCCCTCTACAACCAGCTCATCGAGCAGGGCAGCCAGTCCATCAACGACGCCCTGCTGGTGGGCGCCACCATCGAAGACATGGACATCTCCGACCTCCAGGTCGACCTGCCCGAGGCGGACAACGAAGACGTGCGCACCGTCTACCAGAACCTGATGAAGGGCTCCCGCAACCACCTGCGCTCCTTCTATGACCTGCTGCAGTCCAACGGTGTGGACTACACGCCGCAGTACCTCTCTCAGGCCGATTTCGACGCCATCGTCTCCAGCCCCAAGGAACGGGGCATGCTCGATGCCGACGGCAACCCGATGCCCGGCTGCAGCGGCCCCGCCGGCCGCGGCGGGGGCCGGGGCCGCGGCGGACGGCGCTGA
- a CDS encoding alpha/beta hydrolase produces the protein MVDGVAPAGAPLFHRLRGRGPVVVLLNGVSMTLSAWESVATLLEGRYRVLRCDFRGQLRSPGPPPATLEGHARDLLALLDHLGLERVHLVGASFGAAVARRAVTLEPERALSLTCATAAAGRTATLERAARRWLAAARAVLAGGDPGAVFDAFEPWVYSPRYLEEHPRHRQVFRAQVATLPRRWFVGLATLLECVLADDERAVTRAPCPALVIAAGADRLVAVEEAAELATGLGAAFEIIPGAGHALAIEHPAACARACLGFLDRLGSR, from the coding sequence GTGGTAGACGGCGTCGCCCCCGCCGGCGCCCCGCTCTTCCACCGTCTCCGAGGTCGGGGTCCGGTGGTGGTCCTGCTCAACGGGGTCTCCATGACCCTTTCCGCCTGGGAAAGCGTGGCCACGCTCCTCGAGGGCCGGTACCGGGTGCTGCGCTGCGACTTTCGGGGTCAGCTCCGTTCCCCCGGCCCGCCACCGGCCACCCTCGAAGGCCACGCCCGCGATCTGCTGGCGCTGCTCGATCACCTGGGCCTCGAGCGCGTGCACCTGGTGGGGGCCTCTTTCGGGGCGGCGGTGGCCCGCCGTGCGGTGACCCTCGAGCCGGAGCGGGCCCTCTCGCTGACCTGCGCCACGGCCGCCGCGGGCCGGACGGCGACCCTCGAGCGGGCCGCCCGCCGGTGGCTGGCCGCCGCCCGCGCGGTCCTGGCGGGCGGTGATCCGGGCGCGGTTTTCGACGCCTTCGAGCCCTGGGTCTACAGCCCGCGCTACCTCGAAGAGCATCCCCGGCACCGCCAGGTCTTCCGGGCCCAGGTGGCCACGTTGCCCCGCCGCTGGTTCGTCGGCCTGGCGACCCTGCTCGAGTGCGTGCTCGCCGACGACGAACGGGCCGTGACGCGGGCCCCGTGCCCGGCCCTGGTGATCGCCGCGGGCGCCGATCGCCTGGTCGCCGTCGAAGAAGCCGCCGAGCTGGCCACGGGCCTCGGGGCGGCCTTCGAAATCATCCCCGGCGCCGGGCACGCCCTGGCGATCGAGCACCCGGCGGCCTGCGCCCGCGCCTGCCTGGGGTTTCTCGACCGCCTCGGGAGCCGCTAG
- a CDS encoding S8 family serine peptidase produces MRKLLTLPVLSLCLLVAGPPFAAAETDLPRPEVGLEQLETGTAIRVTTSRPDGTRHTETLRTTRARVTAPLSGADPASQAVFALWDEDGTRWTATSRDGGLHWSDATPIKVELRLRAGTLPPGAPPPQPPADLASRGDERLFIVQFRTRSLPEWRGSLAAAGAEVLAYFPYNAHIVRADPAVIERVASRDFVERVLPYEPAWRLSPELRAWVEGSGEPRRRRVRLMAFEWGSAGKSRIAAAAQALGAEIFTNWPSGHIIEIDLDRDQLRRLAHHDDVMWADPWSAPETDMDLVREDAGTNWVENNFGYCGQDVRGEVMDAGVQEDHMDFDGILLHGGHDVASHGTSTYGIVFGNGDRDGDGEAKGTGHMPCPEAQGIFADYGNVGDRFAHTQELKNSPYFASFQTNSWGDARTRSYTSVSHQMDDIIWRLDIAITQSQSNAGNQDSRPQAWAKNIISVGGVRHKNTLDTSDDEWASGASIGPAEDGRIKPDINYWYDSIYTTTTGNGYTATFGGTSAATPESAGVLGLMVQMWADNVWGTDPQGTTVFEKQPHFATIKALMINNAQQYDFSGTDHDLTRVHQGWGRPSARLAKERASRSLIVDQDVPLQLGETVSYDVDVQAGESELKVTMIYPDPPGTTSASLHRINDVNLKVTSPSGTVYHGNVGLDASPYSTPGGAPNDVDTVENVFVQNPEQGLWTVEISAVEINQDAFLDTPEDDVTFALVVTGGTGLVCDGPATDFTITPNPARVGDSVLFDSTVNGGSGGPYTYDWDFDGDGITDSTEADPTHVYNRPYNGPVTLEVRDSGDCPSSVEHSITVTGPDIRFHEYINLTEIDGNANGAIDPGEIWELTVNLRNDGDETAVAVEADLSLGEGTAGPVSLLTPSAAYQDIPATAIAAGSPAYRFQVGQDFPCGFNIYFDVVDIRSADPAVTYPAEPRAIKLLVGGAGPAVDFFQDGFETSNGWSAAGGGEWQRGAPQGLGSGTTFPGSQAYPDPETAYEGTSVIGTDLSGQGLVKGNYEDSITSTYTSPVIDASGSVGVEMRFQRWLNVVPQDRAYLQVSPDGSSWTTIWEATGGLTENTWTPMFFDVSDYADRQAGFRIRFGMDSDDQATASGWNIDDLVLSGVTKDSCEPVSRAVPGASGGLRVTRAAGGVLDLGWNADCGAGTAYGVYRGDLRLGYASIAAEPGLCSVAGTGATVDEGPGQADFFLVVPNDAAFEGGYGSDSQGAPRQPAAAACYPQDRVDACAP; encoded by the coding sequence ATGCGCAAGTTGTTGACCCTGCCCGTTCTGTCGTTGTGTCTGCTCGTCGCCGGCCCCCCTTTCGCGGCGGCGGAGACCGACCTTCCGCGCCCCGAAGTGGGCCTCGAACAGCTCGAAACGGGCACGGCCATCCGCGTCACCACGTCAAGGCCCGACGGGACGCGACACACCGAAACCCTGCGCACGACCCGGGCCCGGGTCACCGCCCCCCTCAGCGGCGCGGATCCCGCCTCCCAGGCGGTCTTCGCCCTGTGGGACGAGGACGGCACCCGGTGGACCGCGACCAGCCGCGACGGGGGCCTCCACTGGTCCGACGCGACACCGATCAAGGTGGAACTCCGCCTCAGGGCCGGCACCCTGCCTCCGGGGGCGCCCCCCCCGCAGCCGCCGGCGGACCTGGCCTCCCGGGGCGACGAGCGGCTGTTCATCGTCCAGTTCCGCACCCGCAGTCTTCCCGAGTGGCGCGGCAGCCTCGCCGCCGCGGGCGCCGAAGTCCTGGCCTACTTCCCGTACAACGCTCACATCGTGCGCGCCGACCCCGCCGTCATCGAGCGGGTGGCGAGCCGCGATTTCGTCGAGCGCGTGTTGCCCTACGAGCCCGCGTGGCGCCTGTCGCCGGAACTGCGGGCCTGGGTCGAGGGAAGCGGCGAGCCTCGACGCCGCAGGGTACGGCTGATGGCCTTCGAATGGGGCAGCGCCGGCAAAAGCCGCATCGCCGCCGCCGCCCAGGCGCTGGGAGCCGAGATCTTCACCAACTGGCCCAGCGGTCACATCATCGAGATCGACCTCGACCGGGATCAGCTCCGCCGCCTGGCCCACCACGACGACGTGATGTGGGCCGACCCCTGGAGCGCCCCGGAAACCGACATGGACCTGGTGCGCGAGGACGCGGGGACGAACTGGGTGGAGAACAACTTCGGCTACTGCGGCCAGGACGTGCGCGGAGAGGTGATGGACGCCGGCGTCCAGGAAGACCACATGGACTTCGACGGCATCCTGCTCCACGGAGGGCATGACGTCGCCTCTCACGGCACCAGCACCTACGGCATCGTCTTCGGCAACGGCGATCGGGACGGTGACGGTGAGGCCAAGGGCACCGGGCACATGCCCTGCCCCGAGGCCCAGGGCATCTTCGCCGACTACGGCAACGTGGGCGACCGTTTCGCCCACACCCAGGAGCTGAAAAACTCCCCCTACTTCGCCTCCTTCCAGACCAACTCCTGGGGCGACGCCCGGACCCGGTCCTACACCAGCGTCTCCCACCAGATGGACGACATCATCTGGCGCCTGGACATCGCCATCACCCAGTCGCAGTCCAATGCGGGCAACCAGGATTCGAGACCGCAGGCCTGGGCGAAGAACATCATTTCCGTCGGCGGCGTGCGCCACAAGAACACCCTCGACACCTCCGACGACGAGTGGGCCTCCGGCGCCTCCATCGGCCCCGCCGAAGACGGTCGCATCAAGCCCGACATCAACTACTGGTACGACAGCATCTACACCACCACCACCGGCAACGGTTACACCGCCACCTTCGGCGGCACCTCCGCGGCCACCCCGGAGTCGGCGGGCGTGTTGGGCCTGATGGTCCAGATGTGGGCCGACAACGTCTGGGGCACCGACCCCCAGGGCACCACGGTCTTCGAAAAGCAACCCCACTTCGCCACGATCAAGGCGCTGATGATCAACAATGCCCAGCAGTACGACTTTTCGGGAACCGATCACGACCTGACGCGTGTCCACCAGGGCTGGGGCCGTCCCAGCGCCCGGCTAGCCAAGGAACGGGCCTCCCGCAGCCTGATCGTCGACCAGGACGTGCCGCTGCAGCTCGGCGAAACCGTCTCCTACGACGTGGACGTGCAGGCCGGTGAAAGCGAACTGAAGGTGACGATGATCTACCCCGACCCCCCGGGTACGACGTCAGCTTCCCTGCACCGCATCAACGACGTGAACCTCAAGGTCACCTCGCCCTCGGGAACGGTCTACCACGGCAACGTGGGCCTCGACGCCTCGCCTTACTCCACCCCGGGCGGCGCACCCAACGACGTGGACACGGTGGAGAACGTCTTCGTCCAGAACCCCGAGCAGGGGCTCTGGACAGTGGAAATCTCGGCCGTGGAAATCAACCAGGACGCCTTCCTCGACACGCCGGAAGACGACGTCACCTTCGCGCTGGTGGTCACCGGCGGAACCGGTTTGGTCTGCGACGGACCGGCCACCGACTTCACCATCACGCCGAACCCGGCGCGCGTGGGCGACAGCGTCCTCTTCGACAGCACGGTCAACGGCGGCAGCGGCGGTCCCTACACCTACGACTGGGATTTCGACGGCGACGGGATCACGGACTCCACCGAAGCCGATCCGACCCACGTCTACAACCGTCCCTACAACGGCCCGGTCACCCTCGAGGTGCGGGACAGCGGTGACTGCCCGAGTTCCGTCGAGCACAGCATCACCGTCACCGGCCCGGACATCCGCTTCCACGAATACATCAACCTGACCGAGATCGACGGCAACGCCAACGGCGCCATCGACCCGGGCGAGATCTGGGAACTGACCGTCAACCTGCGCAACGACGGCGACGAGACCGCGGTGGCTGTCGAAGCCGACCTCTCCCTCGGCGAGGGCACCGCCGGCCCCGTCTCCCTGCTCACCCCCTCGGCGGCCTACCAGGACATTCCGGCCACCGCGATCGCCGCGGGCTCTCCGGCCTACCGTTTCCAGGTCGGCCAGGACTTCCCCTGCGGTTTCAACATCTACTTCGACGTGGTCGACATCCGCTCCGCCGATCCGGCGGTGACCTACCCCGCCGAGCCCCGGGCGATCAAGCTCCTGGTCGGCGGCGCGGGCCCGGCGGTGGATTTCTTCCAGGACGGCTTCGAGACCAGCAACGGCTGGTCGGCCGCCGGAGGCGGCGAGTGGCAACGCGGCGCCCCCCAGGGCCTGGGCTCCGGCACGACGTTCCCGGGCTCGCAGGCCTACCCGGATCCCGAAACGGCCTACGAGGGCACCAGCGTGATCGGCACGGACCTCAGCGGCCAGGGCCTGGTCAAGGGCAACTACGAGGACTCGATCACCTCCACCTACACTTCGCCGGTCATCGACGCCTCGGGCTCGGTGGGCGTCGAGATGCGCTTTCAGCGCTGGTTGAACGTGGTCCCCCAAGACCGGGCCTACCTTCAGGTCAGCCCCGACGGCTCGAGCTGGACCACGATCTGGGAAGCCACCGGCGGGCTGACGGAAAACACCTGGACGCCGATGTTCTTCGACGTGTCGGACTACGCCGATCGCCAGGCCGGGTTCCGGATTCGCTTCGGCATGGATTCCGACGACCAGGCCACCGCCTCGGGCTGGAACATCGACGACCTGGTCCTCAGCGGTGTGACCAAGGATTCCTGCGAGCCCGTGTCTCGCGCCGTACCGGGGGCCAGCGGTGGCCTGCGGGTCACGCGGGCGGCGGGAGGTGTCCTCGACCTGGGCTGGAACGCCGACTGCGGCGCGGGCACGGCCTACGGTGTCTACCGCGGCGACCTGCGCCTGGGCTACGCATCGATCGCCGCCGAGCCGGGCCTCTGCTCGGTGGCCGGCACCGGCGCCACCGTCGACGAAGGCCCGGGGCAGGCCGACTTCTTCCTGGTCGTCCCCAACGACGCCGCCTTCGAGGGCGGCTACGGCAGCGACAGCCAGGGAGCCCCCCGCCAACCGGCGGCGGCGGCCTGCTATCCCCAGGACCGGGTGGACGCCTGCGCCCCCTAG